One segment of Pyricularia oryzae 70-15 chromosome 3, whole genome shotgun sequence DNA contains the following:
- a CDS encoding exo-beta-D-glucosaminidase, translating to MERGSDHDTPDTKAEEVPPVSSEAVLPDASHATFRAKLAHHKWVITAMVLVLTAALVTGLAVGLTRGHGYGYGSANMIGTAMGLAAPVPAWRIQSTAQAGNDLSVLSKSGADVSSWYQIDVSKCTLMACLIQAGVYNDTDLFFSDNLKKVDASRFSVPWIYRQEFSLDAAAVASGSGNHFFLQTEGITPKGDVWFNGNQLADKTEHAGSYVGKRFDITNLVGTNNVLAIRVYPTNYNYDFALGFVDWNPYPADNGTGVWRDVTVHQTRGASVTDYRVVTGMASPSGQGGGNVTLKAVVTNLENQRATIDVQGLVTCNSSTSNKYEGQQSLDIGPLESREFSLTIPVQDARIWWPKTWGAQPLYSAHLSVSVKGELADSSERTFGFRTVTSQVNKFNDTIFYVNGQPFQVVGGGYSADMFLRWDPAKFEAQARYMLDLGHNTVRLEGKQEHPELYDIADRLGLMVMAGWECCDKWEAWSYNQDLAIQPPPVYSDADYNIAAASMRHEAMMMQSHPSMLTFLVGSDYWPDDRATKLYVDAFKAADWQLPIIASASKRGYPKLLGPSGMKMEGPYDWVPPNYWYDTDDSKNRKGAAFGFGSELGAGVGTPEKGSLRKFLSPKDMDDLWKQPKKGLYHMSNEGSQFFTREIYNEALVNRQGGGSGQGSAMADSLDDYLLKAQMMDYEATRAEFEGFAARWNAERPATGLIYWMLNNAWPSLHWNLFDYYLHPAGSYFGAKVGARTEHVAYDYVKGSVYVINKSLDKRGTRNVAVQIISLDGKLISSAGGKVDTEPNKSKVVASLASAIRGIKDVVLVRLTLADDKNTTLSRNVYWLANGTDTLDWSDSTWYHTPVTKYADFTALNKMQEAEVQVSTKASAKGNGARTVIVENKATVPAVFVRLNLVDATGADVNPVIWSDNYVTLWPGETLELEVTEGADKGKSIEVSGKNVASITVAFD from the coding sequence ATGGAGCGGGGAAGCGATCATGACACGCCAGATACAAAGGCGGAGGAGGTTCCTCCCGTCAGCTCCGAAGCAGTCCTCCCCGATGCCAGCCACGCCACATTTCGTGCAAAGTTGGCCCATCACAAGTGGGTTATCACTGCAATGGTTTTAGTCCTCACAGCTGCGCTGGTCACCGGCTTGGCCGTCGGGCTGACCAGGGGCCATGGGTACGGGTATGGGTCGGCAAATATGATCGGAACCGCTATGGGCCTTGCCGCTCCAGTGCCTGCTTGGCGCATTCAGTCGACAGCCCAAGCCGGCAATGACCTCTCGGTCTTGTCCAAGTCTGGGGCAGACGTATCTTCGTGGTACCAGATTGACGTGTCGAAATGCACGCTCATGGCTTGTCTCATCCAGGCCGGCGTCTACAATGATACTGACCTGTTTTTCTCCGACAATCTCAAGAAGGTCGACGCAAGTCGCTTTTCCGTGCCCTGGATCTACCGCCAAGAGTTCTCCCTTGATGCTGCAGCCGTCGCGTCAGGCAGCGGTAATCACTTTTTCCTGCAGACAGAAGGCATCACCCCCAAAGGAGATGTTTGGTTCAATGGCAACCAGCTGGCCGACAAGACGGAGCACGCCGGCTCGTATGTTGGGAAGCGATTCGACATTACAAACCTCGTCGGTACCAACAACGTGCTCGCCATCCGGGTGTACCCCACCAACTACAACTACGATTTTGCCCTGGGCTTTGTCGACTGGAATCCTTACCCTGCCGACAACGGCACGGGCGTATGGCGCGATGTAACGGTCCACCAAACACGCGGTGCCTCAGTGACCGACTACCGCGTCGTCACTGGCATGGCTTCACCATCTGGTCAAGGCGGCGGTAATGTCACATTGAAGGCGGTTGTCACAAACCTTGAGAACCAGCGAGCTACCATTGACGTTCAAGGACTCGTGACATGCAACTCCTCCACTAGCAACAAGTACGAAGGTCAACAAAGCCTCGATATCGGCCCTCTCGAGTCGCGCGAATTTTCTTTGACCATTCCCGTTCAAGATGCGCGGATATGGTGGCCCAAGACCTGGGGCGCACAGCCTCTGTATTCGGCCCACCTGAGCGTGTCCGTCAAGGGCGAACTCGCAGATTCATCCGAACGGACATTCGGCTTCCGCACCGTCACCTCGCAGGTCAACAAATTCAACGACACCATCTTTTACGTCAACGGCCAGCCGTTCCAGGTGGTTGGTGGAGGATACAGCGCCGACATGTTCCTGCGCTGGGACCCAGCAAAGTTTGAGGCTCAGGCGCGGTACATGCTCGATCTTGGCCACAATACCGTCCGACTCGAGGGCAAGCAGGAGCACCCAGAGTTGTACGACATTGCCGACCGCCTAGGCCTCATGGTGATGGCAGGCTGGGAGTGCTGCGACAAATGGGAGGCATGGAGCTACAATCAAGACCTTGCAATCCAACCGCCCCCAGTTTATAGCGATGCCGACTACAACATAGCCGCAGCCAGCATGCGTCACGAGGCCATGATGATGCAGAGCCATCCAAGCATGCTAACCTTCTTGGTTGGTAGTGACTACTGGCCTGATGACAGAGCAACCAAACTCTACGTCGATGCTTTCAAGGCGGCAGACTGGCAACTGCCCATCATTGCTTCTGCATCGAAACGTGGATACCCCAAGCTGCTGGGGCCGTCGGGCATGAAGATGGAAGGTCCGTATGATTGGGTTCCACCAAACTACTGGTACGACACGGACGACTCCAAAAACCGTAAGGGCGCTGCTTTTGGCTTCGGCTCAGAGCTTGGAGCCGGTGTCGGCACACCAGAGAAAGGCAGCCTACGCAAGTTTCTGTCTCCAAAGGACATGGACGATCTCTGGAAGCAACCCAAAAAGGGACTCTACCATATGTCCAACGAGGGATCACAATTCTTCACACGCGAAATTTACAACGAGGCCTTGGTCAATAGACAAGGTGGTGGCAGTGGCCAGGGTTCTGCCATGGCCGACTCACTGGACGATTACCTCCTGAAAGCCCAGATGATGGACTACGAGGCGACGCGAGCCGAGTTTGAGGGCTTTGCTGCTCGCTGGAACGCCGAGCGACCAGCTACAGGTCTTATATACTGGATGCTCAACAATGCCTGGCCTAGTTTGCATTGGAACTTGTTCGACTACTACCTCCACCCTGCGGGATCCTACTTTGGCGCCAAGGTCGGAGCGAGAACGGAGCATGTCGCCTACGACTATGTCAAGGGATCCGTATACGTAATCAACAAATCGTTGGACAAGCGCGGAACACGCAATGTCGCGGTTCAAATCATTTCCCTCGATGGCAAGCTGATCTCATCGGCGGGGGGCAAGGTTGACACCGAGCCAAACAAGAGCAAGGTTGTCGCGTCTCTCGCGAGCGCCATCCGAGGAATTAAGGATGTCGTGTTGGTGCGACTAACATTGGCGGATGACAAGAATACGACCTTGAGCCGGAACGTCTACTGGCTTGCCAATGGAACCGATACTCTTGACTGGAGCGACTCCACATGGTATCACACTCCGGTCACCAAGTATGCCGACTTTACCGCGCTGAATAAGATGCAGGAGGCGGAAGTGCAAGTATCTACCAAGGCCTCTGCCAAGGGTAACGGCGCCCGCACTGTTATAGTCGAAAACAAAGCAACTGTGCCTGCAGTATTTGTGAGGCTTAACCTCGTCGACGCCACGGGGGCTGATGTGAACCCGGTAATATGGTCCGACAACTACGTCACCCTCTGGCCGGGGGAGACTCTCGAGTTGGAAGTCACAGAAGGCGCAGATAAGGGGAAGAGTATTGAGGTCAGCGGCAAGAATGTGGCGTCTATAACGGTTGCATTCGATTGA
- a CDS encoding glyoxal oxidase, with protein sequence MLRLAYLLTAAASLASANINFTWVQPSCSPTDTYNKCLRGQHCEGTKCYANIEMPAEHNWNHEALEKREYLAAGFRLAPAQHAHFRLGKRQGLVTTDGSCGTQHGGKVCGNWASGSCCSKYGYCGKTSAYCGDGCQSGPCLTAQGASSKSTTSSSSSTVRALSLTSSTISSVSAVQTGVPTKDGSCGKQNGNTICGSWPSGNCCSEWGYCGKTDVYCGTGCQSGNCLNAQSASYAGASSTSSASTLSSSSAPSNSAAGASSSSTTSSSRSSSSSSSSSSSSSSSSSSSSSSSSSSSSSSSSSSPSSSSSSSSSPAATGLPGTQKVTTDGKCGAANGGTVCGNWALGNCCSSYGYCGNTAAHCGSGCQSGNCVNPPAGQSSSSANGAAATSSSSAIGGNTAVVATSSSSMASSSSMATSSSMATSSSMASSSSSSSSSSAIGGNTAIVATSSSSTASSSSSSSSSSAAASTPSAKSTVDGSCGKQNGNTVCGNWPSGNCCSAYGYCGTGATYCGDGCQSGNCAYPPLSAASASSSSSSSSSSSMSSSQATTMSTASRSSSSSTSSIASSTPSPSVQVTKDGSCGQQYGETVCGNWAAGNCCSMYGYCGNGAAHCGDGCQSGNCTGPPHLPAPGPKAAPANANPGSFKIVGESGVPAMHCGLLPNGKVFFLDKVESFTQLKLPNGDWAYSSEYDPETNTAVPLSYKTNSFCSGGAPLANGRFMSIGGNAPLPWLAPDVGDGFDGIRYLTRPLDNSSMDGQGWDEPGNKLSSPRWYPSAQTLPDGRVFVASGSLNGLAPENASNNNPTYEMLDRNGVSSGQFVKMDLLERAQPYYMYPFIHLLNDGNLFIFAAQISQIFSVGSGATTGTVVKEMPELPGDYRTYPNTGGSVMLPLSKANGYTPDILICGGGPYQDVTAPTEPSCGRIKPLDANPKWEMDAMPDGRVMTEGVLMLDGTVFFVNGAHQGAQGFGVADKPAFTSLLYDPAQPLGQRFTTAATSTIPRMYHSVSIMLEDATVLIAGSNPVQQPILEVSADTPFATEFRVERYTPPYLSNGKQNLRPLNMTLSGTNMTPGPAGSSVLNVRFGLPSATVKDVKVALYYNGYVTHSVHMGHRMVYLEHTGFAVGKTAQNLMVQPPPSNNITPPGYYILFVIADGIPSVGQQIMIN encoded by the exons ATGTTGCGCCTGGCTTACCTTCTAACCGCGGCGGCCTCGCTCGCGTCGGCCAACATCAACTTCACTTGGGTGCAGCCCAGCTGCAGCCCTACCGACACCTACAACAAGTGTCTCCGCGGCCAGCACTGCGAGGGTACGAAATGCTACGCCAACATCGAAATGCCGGCCGAGCACAACTGGAACCATGAGGCACTGGAGAAGAGGGAGTACCTTGCGGCCGGCTTCAGGCTGGCACCGGCACAACACGCGCACTTCCGCCTCGGCAAGAGACAAGGCCTTGTCACCACTGACGGTTCTTGCGGAACCCAGCACGGCGGCAAAGTCTGTGGCAACTGGGCCAGTGGTTCCT GCTGCTCCAAGTACGGATACTGCGGAAAGACCAGCGCCTACTGCGGCGATGGCTGCCAGAGCGGCCCCTGCCTGACCGCCCAGGGTGCCAGCTCCAAGTCGACGACCTCTTCTTCGAGCTCTACGGTCCGCGCTTTGTCGTTGACCTCGAGCACCATCAGCTCGGTCTCGGCCGTGCAGACCGGCGTGCCGACAAAGGACGGAAGCTGCGGTAAGCAGAATGGCAACACCATCTGCGGCAGCTGGCCCAGCGGAAACTGCTGCTCCGAGTGGGGCTACTGCGGCAAGACTGATGTCTACTGCGGTACCGGCTGCCAGAGCGGCAACTGCCTGAACGCCCAGTCGGCCTCTTATGCGGGGGCCTCGTCAACTTCGTCGGCATCCACTCTTTCATCTTCGTCGGCCCCGTCCAACTCGGCGGCTGGCGCTTCTTCATCTTCGACTACATCGTCCTCCAGGTCGTCATccagctcctcgtcgtcaagctcgtcttcctctagctcgtcgtcttcctctagctcgtcgtcttcctctAGCTCGTCGTCTTCCAGCTCTTCATCGCCCAGCTCTTCCTCGTCCAGCTCCTCGTCGCCTGCTGCCACAGGACTCCCGGGAACTCAAAAGGTAACCACTGACGGAAAGTGCGGTGCCGCCAACGGCGGAACTGTCTGTGGCAACTGGGCTCTGGGCAACTGCTGCTCCAGCTACGGATATTGCGGAAACACGGCTGCTCACTGCGGTTCTGGTTGCCAAAGCGGAAACTGCGTCAACCCACCCGCTGGACAGTCTTCTTCCTCCGCCAACGGCGCTGccgccaccagcagcagctctgCCATTGGCGGCAAcactgctgttgttgctacTTCTTCCAGCAGCATGGCTTCTTCTAGCAGCATGGCTACTTCTAGCAGCATGGCTACTTCTAGCAGCATGGCTTCTTCCAGCAGTTCCTCTTCCAGCAGCTCTGCCATCGGCGGCAACACTGCTATTGTTGCTACTTCGTCCAGCAGCACGGCTTCTTCCAGCAGCTCCTCTTCTTccagcagcgccgccgcTTCTACTCCCAGTGCCAAGTCAACTGTTGATGGCTCTTGTGGCAAGCAGAACGGCAACACTGTTTGCGGCAATTGGCCCAGTGGAAACTGCTGTTCCGCGTACGGATACTGTGGTACTGGAGCAACATACTGTGGCGATGGCTGCCAGAGTGGAAACTGCGCCTACCCCCCTCTGTCGGCTgcttctgcttcttcttcttcttcttcttcctcttcatCATCCATGAGCAGCTCTCAGGCTACCACCATGTCTACCGCATCTCGCTCTtctagcagcagcaccagcagcatcgCCTCATCAACCCCCAGCCCCTCTGTCCAGGTCACTAAGGACGGCTCCTGCGGTCAACAGTACGGCGAGACGGTATGTGGAAACTGGGCAGCGGGCAACTGCTGCTCCATGTACGGATATTGCGGCAACGGCGCTGCCCACTGTGGAGATGGCTGCCAGAGCGGTAACTGCACTGGACCTCCCCATCTCCCTGCTCCTGGACCCAAGGCTGCTCCCGCCAACGCCAACCCTGGCTCCTTCAAGATTGTGGGCGAGTCGGGTGTTCCTGCTATGCACTGTGGTCTGCTGCCCAACGGAAAGGTCTTCTTCTTGGACAAGGTCGAGTCGTTCACCCAGCTCAAGCTGCCCAACGGAGATTGGGCCTACTCTTCCGAGTATGATCCCGAGACAAACACGGCCGTACCGCTGTCGTACAAGACCAACTCCTTCTGCTCTGGCGGTGCCCCTCTCGCCAATGGTCGCTTCATGTCGATTGGTGGCAACGCGCCGCTGCCTTGGCTGGCGCCAGACGTTGGTGATGGTTTCGACGGCATCCGCTACCTCACCCGCCCGCTGGACAACTCGTCAATGGATGGCCAAGGCTGGGATGAGCCGGGCAACAAGCTGTCGTCTCCCCGTTGGTACCCCAGCGCCCAGACCCTGCCTGATGGTCGCGTCTTTGTCGCTTCCGGTAGCTTGAACGGTCTCGCCCCCGAGAATGCGTCCAACAACAACCCCACTTACGAGATGCTCGACCGCAACGGAGTCTCGTCTGGTCAGTTCGTCAAGATGGACCTCCTCGAGAGGGCGCAGCCATACTACATGTACCCGTTCATCCATCTCCTCAACGACGGCAACCTGTTCATCTTCGCCGCCCAGATCTCGCAGATCTTCAGCGTCGGCAGCGGCGCCACCACTGGCACCGTTGTCAAGGAGATGCCCGAGCTTCCCGGTGACTACCGCACCTACCCCAACACCGGCGGCTCCGTCATGCTGCCTCTTTCCAAGGCCAACGGCTACACCCCAGACATCCTGATCTGCGGAGGCGGTCCCTACCAGGACGTTACCGCGCCCACCGAGCCTTCCTGCGGCCGCATCAAGCCACTGGACGCGAACCCCAAGTGGGAGATGGACGCCATGCCCGACGGACGCGTCATGACTGAGGGTGTGCTCATGCTGGACGGCACCGTCTTCTTTGTCAACGGCGCCCACCAGGGAGCCCAGGGCTTTGGCgtggccgacaagcccgctTTCACCTCGCTCCTCTACGACCCCGCCCAGCCCCTCGGCCAGCGCTTCACCACGGCTGCGACCAGCACCATCCCCCGCATGTACCACTCCGTGTCGATCATGCTCGAGGACGCCACCGTCCTCATCGCCGGCAGCAACCCCGTCCAGCAGCCCATTCTGGAGGTGAGCGCCGACACGCCCTTTGCGACCGAGTTCCGCGTCGAGCGCTACACGCCCCCTTACCTGAGCAACGGCAAGCAGAACCTGCGGCCACTCAACATGACCCTGTCCGGCACCAACATGACCCCCGGCCCCGCCGGCAGCAGCGTCCTCAACGTCCGCTTTGGCCTCCCCAGCGCCACTGTCAAGGACGTCAAGGTCGCGCTGTACTACAACGGCTACGTCACCCACAGCGTGCACATGGGTCACCGCATGGTCTACCTCGAGCACACGGGCTTCGCCGTCGGCAAGACGGCCCAGAACCTCATGGTCCAGCCGCCCCCGAGCAACAACATCACGCCGCCCGGCTACTACATCCTGTTTGTGAttgctgacggcattccCAGCGTCGGCCAACAGATCATGATCAACTAG